The proteins below come from a single bacterium genomic window:
- a CDS encoding DUF1858 domain-containing protein, with amino-acid sequence MSEEKIITKEMSILEIVQNYPETIEVFARNGLGCIGCAAARFENLEAGAKVHGLDPDKLVEELNAVLA; translated from the coding sequence ATGTCTGAAGAAAAAATAATTACAAAAGAAATGAGCATATTAGAAATTGTACAAAATTATCCTGAAACAATAGAAGTTTTTGCTCGCAACGGACTTGGATGTATCGGATGTGCGGCAGCAAGATTTGAAAACCTTGAAGCGGGCGCAAAAGTTCATGGTCTTGATCCTGACAAACTTGTCGAAGAACTTAATGCTGTTTTAGCATAA